One window of the Cydia amplana chromosome 26, ilCydAmpl1.1, whole genome shotgun sequence genome contains the following:
- the LOC134660075 gene encoding zinc finger protein 136-like — MADQNQPTPTSQAASNQEMQPIATQNEAISKPSGTRTTRTASEKPDEAALAPVPRRIRCPECQRYTAENEEKMLRHIKKVHKGENPFQCYMCDYSTYNKSLFEEHVRIHQGIKPFKCSQCDYKSASKKNLKKHELIHRPNNPLKCKQCDFIGRHSKALKRHEETHTDADWLKFDSCKFQFQDLAAFKKHERTHKFKCKDCDFKSCSRPFLKRHMVKEHGLTDDNVKWGSFSCQICGWTSSSMAKILLHLIHHPKQVVDESVIDISILRKHGIMG, encoded by the exons ATGGCGGATCAAAATCAACCAACTCCGACAAGCCAGGCGGCTTCAAACCAAGAAATGCAACCAATAGCAACTCAAAATGAAGCTATATCGAAGCCAAGTGGGACGAGAAC TACTAGGACTGCGTCAGAAAAACCGGACGAGGCAGCCTTAGCGCCGGTGCCGCGCCGGATACGCTGCCCCGAATGCCAGCGGTACACCGCAGAGAATGAGGAAAAAATGCTGCGTCACATCAAAAAG GTACATAAAGGCGAAAACCCCTTCCAGTGCTACATGTGCGACTACAGCACATACAACAAAAGCCTATTCGAGGAACACGTCCGCATCCACCAAGGAATTAAACCCTTCAAATGCTCTCAATGCGATTACAAGAGCGCATCAAAGAAAAACTTAAAGAAACACGAATTGATCCATAGACCAAACAATCCACTGAAATGTAAGCAATGCGATTTCATAGGCAGACATTCCAAAGCCCTAAAAAGACACGAAGAAACTCACACGGACGCTGATTGGCTgaaatttgacagctgcaaaTTTCAATTTCAAGATTTAGCCGCGTTCAAAAAACACGAACGCACCCACAAGTTCAAATGTAAGGATTGCGATTTTAAAAGTTGTTCGAGGCcgtttttaaaacgacacatgGTTAAAGAGCACGGTTTGACAGATGATAATGTCAAATGGGGCAGTTTTAGTTGTCAGATTTGTGGTTGGACTTCTAGTTCGATGGCGAAGATACTCCTGCATCTGATACATCATCCTAAGCAGGTGGTTGATGAGAGTGTTATAGATATAAGTATTTTGAGGAAGCATGGTATTATGGGGTGA
- the LOC134660235 gene encoding uncharacterized protein LOC134660235, with protein sequence MGEEIGNIVYDDGSKVALRQGNATRFPPMKGVKTYKGEPCEKYVKPCPILYYPVCIYYERENPNNVTYFYFINSCEARQWTCYHPEHPIHGSSSLRAGYCAHIQYINYARFVHVISAYGHYGWLQGPWRFNHILKPHERLN encoded by the exons ATGGGAGAGGAAATTGGTAATATAGTTTATGATGACG GCTCCAAGGTAGCCCTTAGACAGGGAAACGCGACTCGCTTCCCCCCAATGAAAGGTGTTAAAACATATAAAGGTGAACCGTGCGAAAAATATGTAAAACCGTGCCCGATTCTCTACTACCCTGTATGCATATATTACGAGAGGGAGAACCCGAATAATGTCACATATTTCTACTTTATAAACAGCTGTGAAGCGCGTCAGTGGACTTGCTATCATCCTGAGC ATCCAATACATGGCTCGAGCAGTTTGAGAGCTGGATACTGCGCTCACATACA gtacataaactacGCCCGGTTCGTCCACGTAATCTCGGCTTACGGCCATTACGGCTGGCTACAGGGGCCTTGGCGGTTCAACCACATCCTGAAGCCCCACGAGCGCCTTAACTAA